In Humulus lupulus chromosome 6, drHumLupu1.1, whole genome shotgun sequence, a single genomic region encodes these proteins:
- the LOC133783835 gene encoding probable caffeine synthase MTL2 produces MEEKQVLHMKGGVGKESYAENSSLQKMVISKVKATVEESALEAYCNIFPDCMRIADLGCSSGPNSLAVTSYILDEIINQMTMKKKKPLTFQVFLNDLPGNDFNTVFQSLSSFYERLKKKKKNETGGKFDRPLCFVMAMPGSFYERLFPNNFIHFFHSSYSLHWLSKTPKGLVSETGEAHNKGNIYITKASPDVVGKAYLSQFQENFTTFLRYRSEEIVTGGCMVLTMMGSATSNDPKHKMEIMGRALNDMVSQGIVEEKSLDNFNMPVYCPTAKEVRMVIEDEGSFELQKLEVFEIAWDAGFNEEKGKINNSTNVDEDNIDKYNRGKYVSDYMRAVLEPILMKQFGECIMDDLFERFTHKIIESMANENWHYINLAISLTKKQGYI; encoded by the exons atggaaGAGAAGCAAGTTCTCCACATGAAAGGTGGTGTCGGCAAGGAAAGCTAcgcagaaaactcctcacttcaa AAGATGGTTATTTCAAAAGTGAAAGCCACGGTGGAAGAGAGTGCTTTGGAAGCTTACTGTAATATATTCCCAGATTGTATGAGAATAGCTGACTTGGGTTGCTCTTCCGGGCCAAACTCTTTGGCTGTTACATCTTATATTTTAGATGAAATAATAAACCAAATGactatgaagaagaagaagccatTGACATTCCAAGTGTTCCTCAATGATCTTCCTGGAAACGATTTCAACACTGTCTTTCAATCACTTTCGAGCTTCTATGAGaggctgaagaagaagaagaagaatgagacGGGAGGAAAGTTTGATCGTCCCTTATGCTTTGTCATGGCCATGCCAGGGAGCTTCTACGAAAGGCTTTTCCCTAATAACTTCATACACTTCTTTCATTCTTCTTACAGTTTACATTGGTTGTCCAag ACTCCCAAAGGGTTGGTTAGCGAGACCGGAGAAGCACATAACAAAGGGAATATTTATATTACGAAAGCAAGTCCTGATGTGGTTGGGAAAGCATACTTGAGTCAGTTTCAAGAGAATTTCACAACCTTTTTAAGGTATCGTTCAGAGGAAATTGTCACTGGTGGATGTATGGTACTAACAATGATGGGCAGTGCTACAAGTAATGACCCTAAACATAAGATGGAGATAATGGGGAGGGCGTTGAATGACATGGTCTCCCAG GGTATAGTTGAAGAGAAAAGTTTGGACAATTTTAACATGCCAGTGTATTGTCCCACTGCGAAAGAAGTGAGAATGGTGATTGAAGACGAAGGATCTTTTGAGTTACAGAAGCTTGAAGTTTTCGAAATTGCTTGGGATGCTGGGTTCAacgaagaaaaaggaaaaatcaATAATAGTACTAATGTTGATGAAGATAATATAGATAAATACAATAGagggaagtatgtttcagattaTATGAGAGCAGTTTTGGAACCTATTCTGATGAAACAATTTGGAGAATGTATCATGGATGATTTATTTGAGAGGTTCACTCACAAAATCATCGAATCAATGGCCAATGAAAATTGGCACTACATAAACTTGGCTATTTCTTTGACAAAGAAACAAGGTTACATTTGA
- the LOC133784753 gene encoding probable caffeine synthase MTL2, producing MSSSQFLDDEMNKKKPLTFQVFLNDLPGNDFNTLFQLLSSFYERLKNKNGDKFKPLCFVMAMPGSFHGRLFPNNSMHTIHSSNSLHWLSKVPNGLVSETGEAHNKDNIYITKTSPGVLVKAYLSQFQEDFTIFLRCRSEEMVVGGCMVLTIMGSVISNDPKHILEIVGRVLSDMVFEGIIEEKSVGNFNVPIYCPTVMEVRNMIEEEGSFWLRKLEAYELAWDTGFSEAEAKTNNTNINDDDEVDKLNRGTYVSNYMRAVLEPIMIKHFGKSVMDDLFERFTQKIIEFTANENWPHIYFGISLTKK from the exons ATGTCATCATCCCAATTCTTGGATGATGAGATGAATAAAAAGAAGCCATTGACATTCCAAGTATTTCTCAATGATCTTCCTGGAAACGATTTCAATACCCTCTTTCAATTGCTTTCGAGCTTTTATGAGAGGCTGAAGAATAAAAATGGTGACAAGTTTAAACCCTTATGCTTTGTCATGGCTATGCCGGGGAGCTTTCATGGAAGGCTTTTTCCTAATAACTCCATGCACACCATTCACTCTTCTAACAGTTTGCATTGGTTGTCAAAG gtACCAAATGGTTTGGTTAGTGAAACAGGAGAAGCACACAACAaagataatatttatattacaaagacAAGCCCTGGTGTGTTAGTGAAAGCATACTTGAGCCAATTCCAAGAAGACTTCACAATCTTTTTAAGATGTCGTTCAGAAGAAATGGTCGTTGGTGGTTGTATGGTACTAACAATTATGGGCAGTGTTATAAGTAATGATCCTAAACATATTTTGGAGATAGTTGGAAGGGTGTTAAGTGACATGGTCTTCGAG ggCATAATTGAAGAGAAAAGTGTGGGCAATTTCAACGTACCAATATATTGTCCAACCGTGATGGAAGTTAGAAATATGATTGAAGAAGAAGGATCTTTCTGGTTGCGAAAGCTTGAAGCTTATGAACTTGCTTGGGACACTGGTTTTAGTGAAGCAGAAGCAAAAACAAATAATACCAACATCAATGATGATGATGAGGTTGACAAACTTAATAGAGGGACGTATGTTTCCAATTATATGAGAGCAGTTTTGGAGCCTATTATGATTAAACATTTTGGAAAAAGTGTGATGGATGATTTGTTCGAGAGATTCACCCAAAAGATCATTGAATTTACTGCAAATGAAAATTGGCCTCACATATACTTTGGTATATCTTTGACAAAGAAATAA